In Trichoderma asperellum chromosome 1, complete sequence, a single window of DNA contains:
- a CDS encoding uncharacterized protein (EggNog:ENOG41), whose protein sequence is MSVAPPSQGLGSNFNYFLADGGNAITGLNVEITFAEPLISTSNGFGFQLNGYAQELSGAPSTTPNWQQYVVFSQPGDRTLYGIIDNWEGTVPDGTYAQIINDESTITTLPKANQIPAGASINIVPTFNSKNVITGVTYVYTPPGGQAVSTSVTLTDLDVYGTNDRITSAYESPISALTLNIVGDYDGNDGVFSSGSGTIVYTAAQPLTVLTTEPSYTAFQDGTGETANTVYGELPVSDSTTITQTWGISAEGSPFIGPAVGHKLPIPPSARQKKKGQN, encoded by the exons ATGTCTGTGGCACCTCCCTCACAAGGCTTAGGCAGCAATTTCAACTACTTCCTTGCGGATGGAGGAAATGCTATTACTGGCCTCAACGTTGAGATAACTTTCGCCGAGCCACTCATCTCTACCTCAAACGGTTTTGGCTTTCAACTCAACGGTTATGCCC AGGAGCTTTCAGGTGCCCCAAGCACCACCCCCAACTGGCAACAATATGTAGTCTTCTCGCAGCCCGGTGACCGGACCCTTTATGGCATCATTGACAACTGGGAGGGAACAGTGCCTGACGGCACATATGCCCAAATTATCAATGACGAATCCACAATTACTACCCTCCCCAAGGCTAATCAGATTCCTGCCGGTGCCAGTATCAATATTGTTCCTACCTTCAACTCTAAGAATGTCATCACCGGTGTTACTTATGTTTATACACCTCCAGGTGGCCAGGCTGTTTCTACATCCGTAACTTTGACCGACCTTGATGTCTACGGTACCAATGACAGGATCACTTCCGCATATGAATCCCCGATTTCCGCATTAACGCTCAACATCGTCGGCGACTACGATGGAAACGACGGCGTCTTCAGCTCTGGCTCGGGTACCATCGTCTACACTGCCGCTCAACCTCTGACTGTTCTGACCACCGAGCCGAGTTATACCGCGTTCCAGGATGGTACTGGCGAGACGGCTAACACTGTCTATGGCGAATTGCCTGTGTCAGACAGCACCACGATTACTCAGACTTGGGGTATTTCGGCAGAAGGATCGCCATTTATCGGACCAGCCGTTGGCCACAAATTGCCCATTCCACCCAGTGCcagacagaagaagaaaggacaaAATTAA
- a CDS encoding uncharacterized protein (EggNog:ENOG41~TransMembrane:1 (i271-293o)), translated as MDRQRNDTGWTPPRRDGTSPSLPSTVDGSRNRNLGSDRRRRAAIACRVCRARKVKCSNEKPSCAGCVRLGCECVYPKPPRNGLQPSNESNSEVIGLLHDILQRLPPAQKHEREASHALPVISLAFTAVDHVFGWPVFDANRSDDWAPFCVLAATKMQDFQHKASPAIGTQQLDWDEIPALLTKFLRMAHTMNPILDCTTLMRYGRAVAELGPQWDSRTCLVLVAAALGAISSPFSSFPDTVESLSSSSSQQGGTASRQKAQSYYEYARRRFGLLGISLTSCHCYFLSGVYLLYTLRPIEAWQAFSQASSQYTVYLKCLATRRVTQTTDPIDSDQIPDEHDCHDDLRHCLEQRLYWSCVKSENDMCSEVELPRSALHALNFPYQFPSPPTPKSVDGLDDRQYFDTSASSATTVSSVSSHTVDIPDFKEIHENSWFNYLSELSLSKLSVRVDQAFYSGPPSAWASMDILDMISTARTFEKQIEQWQETLPGTISCFNKPLNLPTVSEFQLAPWLRSANIKLRVYRPFLYLLAHGQDRDWSINESLTQLAEKAVLICLDPLFNLGLRHRHAGAWLRCRDTACRAMILVCAARIGLLSRMALEQQAQEALKICIAHMRYWEAEAEDIRVARQALERMI; from the exons ATGGATCGACAGCGCAATGATACTGGATGGACCCCGCCTCGCAGAGACGGCACTAGTCCATCCCTTCCTTCAACAGTCGACGGTAGCAGGAATAGGAACCTTGGATCAGACCGTCGGCGACGCGCCGCCATAGCATGCCGTGTTTGCCGGGCTCGCAAGGTCAAGTGTTCCAATGAGAAGCCTTCCTGTGCGGGATGCGTTAGGCTCGGCTGCGAATGCGTGTATCCCAAGCCCCCGAGAAACGGGCTACAGCC TTCCAACGAAAGCAACTCTGAAGTTATCGGCCTTCTCCATGATATCCTCCAGAGGTTACCGCCGGCACAAAAGCATGAGAGAGAGGCTAGTCACGCCCTTCCTGTCATTTCACTCGCCTTTACAGCCGTAGACCATGTTTTTGGATGGCCAGTATTCGATGCTAATAGATCAGACGATTGGGCACCCTTTTGCGTCTTAGCTGCTACCAAGATGCAGGACTTTCAGCACAAGGCGAGCCCGGCCATTGGCACGCAGCAGCTGGACTGGGATGAAATTCCCGCGTTGTTGACGAAATTCCTGCGAATGGCCCACACCATGAATCCCATTCTGGACTGCACCACTCTGATGAGATACGGGAGGGCTGTTGCTGAACTGGGCCCGCAGTGGGACTCTCGCACGTGCCTTGTG CTTGTTGCCGCGGCGCTAGGCGCAATTTCTAGCCCCTTCAGTTCCTTTCCTGACACGGTAGAGAGTCTCTCGAGCTCCTCATCGCAACAAGGCGGCACTGCGTCTCGTCAAAAGGCTCAATCATATTACGAGTACGCCCGGAGGCGATTTGGTCTGCTGGGCATTAGCCTTACGTCATGTCATTGCTACTTCTTGTCAGGAGTATATCTTTTATACACTCTGCGTCCGATAGAAGCCTGGCAGGCGTTTTCTCAGGCGTCATCGCAGTACACTGTATACTTGAAATGCCTGGCCACGAGACGTGTTACACAAACAACAGATCCTATTGATAGCGACCAGATCCCTGACGAACATGACTGTCATGATGATCTGAGACATTGCCTCGAGCAGCGGCTCTATTGGAGCTGTGTCAAGTCTGAAAA TGACATGTGCAGCGAGGTCGAGCTGCCCAGATCTGCTTTGCACGCCCTCAATTTTCCCTACCAATTCCCTTCCCCTCCAACACCGAAAAGCGTCGACGGATTGGATGATCGTCAATACTTTGacacatcagcatcatcagccaCTACTGTTTCGTCAGTGTCTAGTCATACTGTTGATATACCGGATTTTAAAGAAATCCATGAGAACTCGTGGTTCAACTACCTTTCCGAGTTATCTCTCTCTAAGCTCTCAGTCCGCGTTGATCAGGCGTTTTACTCGGGACCCCCGTCTGCATGGGCGAGTATGGATATACTCGACATGATAAGCACGGCACGAACTTTTGAGAAGCAGATAGAGCAGTGGCAAGAGACTCTTCCAGGTACCATTTCTTGCTTCAACAAGCCACTGAACCTGCCGACAGTCAGTGAGTTTCAGTTGGCGCCTTGGTTGCGATCCGCGAATATCAAGCTGCGCGTCTATCGCCCATTCTTGTATCTCCTTGCACACGGCCAGGATCGAGACTGGTCGATCAATGAGTCACTGACACAGCTGGCAGAAAAGGCGGTACTAATCTGTCTTGATCCGCTGTTCAACCTTGGACTGAGACATAGACATGCTGGAGCGTGGCTTAGGTGCCGTGATACAGCCTGCCGCGCCATGATACTTGTCTGTGCGGCGCGAATTGGGCTCCTAAGCAGGATGGCACTTGAGCAACAAGCGCAGGAAGCACTAAAGATATGCATTGCACATATGCGCTATtgggaggcagaggcagaagacaTTCGCGTAGCTCGCCAAGCTCTTGAACGTATGATTTGA
- a CDS encoding uncharacterized protein (EggNog:ENOG41~TransMembrane:1 (i116-138o)), whose protein sequence is MQDFQHKASPAIGTQQLDWDEIPALLTKFLRMAHTMNPILDCTTLMRYGRAVAELGPQWDSRTCLVLVAAALGAISSPFSSFPDTVESLSSSSSQQGGTASRQKAQSYYEYARRRFGLLGISLTSCHCYFLSGVYLLYTLRPIEAWQAFSQASSQYTVYLKCLATRRVTQTTDPIDSDQIPDEHDCHDDLRHCLEQRLYWSCVKSENDMCSEVELPRSALHALNFPYQFPSPPTPKSVDGLDDRQYFDTSASSATTVSSVSSHTVDIPDFKEIHENSWFNYLSELSLSKLSVRVDQAFYSGPPSAWASMDILDMISTARTFEKQIEQWQETLPGTISCFNKPLNLPTVSEFQLAPWLRSANIKLRVYRPFLYLLAHGQDRDWSINESLTQLAEKAVLICLDPLFNLGLRHRHAGAWLRCRDTACRAMILVCAARIGLLSRMALEQQAQEALKICIAHMRYWEAEAEDIRVARQALERMI, encoded by the exons ATGCAGGACTTTCAGCACAAGGCGAGCCCGGCCATTGGCACGCAGCAGCTGGACTGGGATGAAATTCCCGCGTTGTTGACGAAATTCCTGCGAATGGCCCACACCATGAATCCCATTCTGGACTGCACCACTCTGATGAGATACGGGAGGGCTGTTGCTGAACTGGGCCCGCAGTGGGACTCTCGCACGTGCCTTGTG CTTGTTGCCGCGGCGCTAGGCGCAATTTCTAGCCCCTTCAGTTCCTTTCCTGACACGGTAGAGAGTCTCTCGAGCTCCTCATCGCAACAAGGCGGCACTGCGTCTCGTCAAAAGGCTCAATCATATTACGAGTACGCCCGGAGGCGATTTGGTCTGCTGGGCATTAGCCTTACGTCATGTCATTGCTACTTCTTGTCAGGAGTATATCTTTTATACACTCTGCGTCCGATAGAAGCCTGGCAGGCGTTTTCTCAGGCGTCATCGCAGTACACTGTATACTTGAAATGCCTGGCCACGAGACGTGTTACACAAACAACAGATCCTATTGATAGCGACCAGATCCCTGACGAACATGACTGTCATGATGATCTGAGACATTGCCTCGAGCAGCGGCTCTATTGGAGCTGTGTCAAGTCTGAAAA TGACATGTGCAGCGAGGTCGAGCTGCCCAGATCTGCTTTGCACGCCCTCAATTTTCCCTACCAATTCCCTTCCCCTCCAACACCGAAAAGCGTCGACGGATTGGATGATCGTCAATACTTTGacacatcagcatcatcagccaCTACTGTTTCGTCAGTGTCTAGTCATACTGTTGATATACCGGATTTTAAAGAAATCCATGAGAACTCGTGGTTCAACTACCTTTCCGAGTTATCTCTCTCTAAGCTCTCAGTCCGCGTTGATCAGGCGTTTTACTCGGGACCCCCGTCTGCATGGGCGAGTATGGATATACTCGACATGATAAGCACGGCACGAACTTTTGAGAAGCAGATAGAGCAGTGGCAAGAGACTCTTCCAGGTACCATTTCTTGCTTCAACAAGCCACTGAACCTGCCGACAGTCAGTGAGTTTCAGTTGGCGCCTTGGTTGCGATCCGCGAATATCAAGCTGCGCGTCTATCGCCCATTCTTGTATCTCCTTGCACACGGCCAGGATCGAGACTGGTCGATCAATGAGTCACTGACACAGCTGGCAGAAAAGGCGGTACTAATCTGTCTTGATCCGCTGTTCAACCTTGGACTGAGACATAGACATGCTGGAGCGTGGCTTAGGTGCCGTGATACAGCCTGCCGCGCCATGATACTTGTCTGTGCGGCGCGAATTGGGCTCCTAAGCAGGATGGCACTTGAGCAACAAGCGCAGGAAGCACTAAAGATATGCATTGCACATATGCGCTATtgggaggcagaggcagaagacaTTCGCGTAGCTCGCCAAGCTCTTGAACGTATGATTTGA